The Candidatus Micrarchaeia archaeon DNA window CCGTTTCCTGATGCCCTCCAAAGCATGAAGCATAGAACTTGTAGATTCCTGGAGTCCTGAGTTCGGAAGTTCCCCTTATCACGCAATTTTCCTGGGCGCAGCCCACAGTAGCTGAGTCATAGTTGTTGTTCTCGTTGGTCTCGGTCACCACATCAGTGGCGTCCACCCACTCTTCTATATAGATGGAACTCCATCCCTGCTCGCATTGAATCGCGTAGTCCTGGAGCACGAACGTATGGTTGCCCGCGGTCAGGCCGTTTACAGGTATGCTGTCCCTAAATATAGGAGCTGAACAATCCGCGCCGTTGCACCTCCGTATGGTGACGTTCACGTAGAATGTCTGGTCCACGTCGTTCGTGCCAGTGTTCCTCGCGGACACGTTCACGTAGCCGGTTTCAGTAGGGCTGAGTCGGCTAGGCGCGTCTATGCGCGGCTGCAAATCCGTGCTCTGCAGCGTGTTCACGTTTATCGATTCGCTGTCGTTCACCTTGTCAGGCCCGCAGAAATGGTCGACAGCATCTGCGAATACCGTGACCGTGAAGCTGGATGGAGCGGTTCCGCCTCCGGTGTACCTGGCTGTGCCGTGGAAATTATGTGTTTGGCCAGGAAGCAATCTTATGGGAAGCGCCTCGTCCTGGGTGAACGTGAAACCGTTGTTGGCAGAGAAGCTGGCTATTGAAAGGTTCGCAGT harbors:
- a CDS encoding CARDB domain-containing protein produces the protein PGGFVQVSGTYSNPSITGQITVTFTARGTATVCGVPNTPVSVTTCTVQVGQCPTASVDITGHIPTSITLSGNQAGLTVFVMNNGTANLSIASFSANNGFTFTQDEALPIRLLPGQTHNFHGTARYTGGGTAPSSFTVTVFADAVDHFCGPDKVNDSESINVNTLQSTDLQPRIDAPSRLSPTETGYVNVSARNTGTNDVDQTFYVNVTIRRCNGADCSAPIFRDSIPVNGLTAGNHTFVLQDYAIQCEQGWSSIYIEEWVDATDVVTETNENNNYDSATVGCAQENCVIRGTSELRTPGIYKFYASCFGGHQETDCSDMMGEYDFEWTYTPTSSTSFLEYRYNIPGYDYGANHENSTLEVIRIYSEGLFSVSARGRLSSYQSSYLECSKIIPVYANPCEEHI